The sequence below is a genomic window from Nitrospiria bacterium.
GGACTTGTGACCCCGATCAATGGTTTAATTTAGGGGATGATCTGATCACCATCCAGAGAAAGTTGGACAACTGTCTTTGGGAGACGGGTTCCTTTCCGACAACCGCTCCACTCAACGCAGAGGTTACCGGCGTAGGGAATGCCATCCGAACCAACTGGATAGACCAAAGGATAGTAAAATATACAGCAAGCACCACACCCGACCGGCAAGCGTTCACCCAAAGCTGGTTAGCCCATTACGGGTTTGATCACTCCGATCCAATCGAAGAAGCTTTATACCTCAATGGAATGGTACTGGACCAAACCGATGTTGATCCCAACCCTTTAAACAATTTGACCGGAACCATGGATACCTATGATTCGACCTTCCGCTTGTTCCACACAAGCATCGGCAGGAAAAATTCAGCGGGACTCACCAATCCAACGGTTGATCCTTTTTGGAATGTTGATTCAACGGAGGGTTACGGTGTGGACATGAACACCCACGCGGATTCAGGGGTAGGTAAAGCAAACGGTTTTAAATTCCTTTATGTTCAAAATGTGGAAGGGTCTTCCGTCACATCCTGCTTGGGGTGCGGCCCGGGACATGATGTCAGCATTCCTGGGGAGGTCAATTTCGACCAAATCTTTCCTCTTATCCCTGCCATTCAAATCGGGAGCCATCCTCCTGCTTTTTCCGAGCAGTTTAATATTATTCCCGCGCCCTAAACAGAACACACACTATTTTTTAATCCACTACCTCGGTCCCCACCCCTTTATCGGTAAAAATTTCCAAAAGAAGGGCATGGGTCAAGCGCCCATCAATGATATGGGCTTTTTTCACCCCACCCTCAAGAGCAGTCAGGCAAGCCTCCACCTTGGGAAGCATTCCCTCCGAGATTACTCCTTTTTTAATAAATTGTCCGACCTCTTTTCTGGATAATGTGGAACGCAATTTTTTGCGCTCGTCCTGAATTCCTTTTACATCGGTCAGTACCAAAAATTTCTCGGCTTGGATGGCAGAAGCAATCGCCCCGGCAACCAAATCCGCATTAATATTATAACTTTCCCCCTTTTCACCAAAAGCAATTGGAGCAATCACTGGGATAAAACCGCTTTTGTGAAGGTCTTCTAACACTTTTGGATCCACGGCCTTAATCTGTCCCACCATTCCCATGGCGGGGTCCTTTGCCGATGCCTTTGCCAAGGGCTGAGCGGTAAATAATTTCCCATCTTTACCCGTTAACCCTACCGCTTTCCCCCCATGCCGGTTAACCAGAGAAACAATCTCTTTATTAATCACCCCCCCAAGAACCATCTCTACGATTTCCATGGTTTCTGAATCAGTGACCCGTACACCTTTTATAAAGCGAGGCTCTTTTCCTAACCGTTTCATCATTTGGTTAATTTGCGGCCCGCCTCCATGAACGATGACCGGATGAATTCCAACATATTTCATTAAAACCACATCTTCGGCGAACCGCTCTTTTAAGGTCACCTCTGTCATGGCCTTACCACCATATTTGATCACAAAGGTCTTCCCTGAAAAGGACCTTATATAGGGAAGGGCCTCAATTAAAACTTTTGCCTTTTCAATTAAATGTTCCAATGTTAAAGTGCATCCTGTTTAGAGTATGTATTTCCTTAAATCCTGGTCTTGGACGATATCGTTTAATTTTTCCTGAACGTATTTTGCATCCACCCTCCATTGTTTCTCTTCCAAATAGGGCGCTTCGAAGGAGAGCTCGTCCAGAATTTTTTCCATGATTGTAAATAGTCTTCGGGCACCAATATCTTCCATCCGCTCATTCACCAAGACCGCAATTTTGGCAATTTCTTCAATGGCATCTTCAGTAATTTCCAAGTGAATCCCTTCGGTTTCCATTAATCCAATATACTGTTTGATTAAGGCATTTTTCGGCTCCGTCAGTATTCGGATAAACTCCCCTTTTCCCAAAGATTTCAATTCTACTCTCAAAGGGAAACGTCCCTGAAGTTCTGGAATTAAATCTGAGGGTTTAGACACATGAAAGGCCCCTGCCGCAATAAAAAGGATATGGTCCGTTTTTACCAACCCATATTTGGTATTCACAGTTGACCCTTCCACGATGGGAAGGAGATCCCGTTGAACCCCCTCGCGGGAAATATCCGGTCCGGCCATTTTTTCCTTTCCCGCAATTTTATCGATTTCGTCAAGAAATATGATCCCATTCTGTTCTACCCGCCGTACGGCCTCTTTCACAACTTCATCCATATCAATTAATTTTTGGGCTTCCTCCTGAGTTAAAATTTTAATGGCTTCAGGAACTTTCACCCGTTGTTTTTTCTTTTTCCCTTGAAACAATCCGCCGAACATCTCCCGGAGGTTCATTTCGAGGTCTTCCATTCCGATATTGGAAATCACCCCAATGGGAAGGCTTTTCTCTTTGGTCTCCAGTTCGACTGCCCGGTCATTGAGTTTTCCTTCCCGCAATTGTTTGCGAAGCTTTTCTCGACTGTTTTCATTGGATTCGGATGGAGGAGGAGAAACAGATTCAGCACGTGATTCATCATAAATTCCAGGGGGATGACGCTGCGGGGGAGGGGGGAGGAGTAAATCCAAAACCTTTTCCTCCGCCAATTGTTTGGCTCGATCTGAAACCCGCTCCGCTTGTTCACCTTTCACCATATTTACTGCCAATTCGGTGACTTCTCGGATCATCGATTCCACATCCCGACCAACATAACCCACCTCGGTAAATTTTGATGCTTCCACCTTTAAAAATGGGGACTGAGCCAGTTTTGCAAGCCTTCGGGAAATTTCCGTTTTCCCCACTCCTGTGGGTCCAATCATAATAATATTTCTGGGCATCACCTCATCCCGAAGCTCTTCATTCAACTGTCTTCGGCGCCACCGGGTCCGCAAGGCAATGGCAACCATCCGTTTGGCCTGGGCTTGCCCGATGATATATTTATCAAGTTCAGCAACTATTTCCCGTGGGGTTAAAGTATTCATTACAATTCCTCTATGACAATTTCCCGATTGGTATAAATGCAAATATCACCGGCGATTCCCAGTGCTTCCTTCACAATTTCCCGGACGTCCAGGGAAGAATGTTGGATGAGGGCTTTGGCTGCCGCCAAAGCATAGGGGCCCCCCGATCCAATACTGACCAAACCTCCTTCAGGTTCCACCACGTCCCCCGTTCCGGACAAAATAAAAGCATGCTCCAAATTGGCAACGGCCAATAAAGCTTCAAGTCTTCTGAGAACCCGATCGGTCCTCCAATCCTTCGCCAATTCAACCGCGGCACGGGTCAGATTTCCCCGAAACTCCTCTAGCTTGGATTCGAACCGCTCAAACAGTGTAAAAGCGTCGGCGGTTCCTCCGGCAAAACCCGCCAAAACCTGGCCATTATACATCCTTCGCACTTTTCGCGCATTGTGCTTCATCACCGTGGTTCCCAAAGTTACTTGCCCATCTCCACCAATGGCTACTCGGCCGTTGCGGGTCACAATCAGAACAGTTGTTCCTCGAATGGTAAGGCCTTCTTTCATGATGATTTCGTCCCTCGGATCCGAGCTCGGCCCCTGGGATGGGTTTTATTATAAATCTCCATCAGTCGATCCATACTCACATGGGTATAACGCTGCGTGGTTCCAAGAGATTGATGCCCCAGCAATTCTTGAATCGACCGAAGATCCACACCGGCATCCAAGAGATGAGTGGCAAAAGAGTGGCGAAGCGTGTGAGGGGTTGCCCCACGGAATTCCTCGCCACTTCGAAAATAAATGGACATTCTATACCAAACCCCGCGGGCTGTCATCCTTTTTCCCCATTGGTTCAAAAATAAAGGCACTTTTTCCTTTTCGCCTGAAGGGTGTTTTTTCTTTTTTGGATGATGCAAATAATCTTCAATGGCTTTCAGTGCTTTGGAGCCGATAGGAACAATCCGTTCCTTGGACCCTTTTCCTCTGACCCTCACTAACCCTTCTTCCGGATCCAAATCCTGAATATTTAACCCGACCAATTCGCTGATTCGAATTCCCGTAGAATAAAAAGTCTCAAGAATGGCCCGATCCCGCATGGAGAGAACGTTTTGATTGGGGGGGGATTCCACCAAGGTTTTTGCTTGATTCATGGATAAAACCTTAGGGACCCTACTTTCTTGGCGTGGACTGGATACCACACGAGATGGATTGTGGGAGATTTTCCCTCTTCGAAAGAGAAACCCAAAAAAGGACCGGATGGAGGAGAGTTTTCTGGCAATTGAAGATCTCTTGATCCCTTGGGCGTAAAGAAAAGCTAAATATCCCCGAATAACCCATTGGTCCAGAGACCCAAGGAGAGGCCCTTTCTCACCGGAAGGAAATTGCTCCAAAACAAATCCCCGAAACTGGGATAGGTCCCCTTTATAGTTTCGAATGGTATGATCGGAGACGCGCCGCTCAAACCTCAAATAGTTCATAAAATCTTGTATTGCTCCGTCCATTCTGCTAGGTCCTCCAAGCTCCTTTCTACCATTTTTTTCCGACGCATTTCCCGATTGGGAATGGATTTTTTTAAGGGAGGAAAAAGACCAAAATGAGCGTTGGCGGGTTGAAAAGTCTCTGGAGCACTTTTGGTTACATACTGGATCAAGCTCCCCAAAGCAGTGGTTTCGGGTGGAACAACCAATCCCTGGTTTTGAATTTTTCGTCCCGCATTAATCCCTGCTAAAAGCCCCATCCCCGTCGATTCGATATAACCCTCCACCCCGATGATCTGTCCTGCAAAGAAAAGGTTTTCTGAACCCCGAAGCTGAAGGGTTTCTTTTAAAAACAAAGGTGAATTTAAAAAGGTATTTCGATGAAGGCTACCGAATCGAAAAAACTCCGCTTTTTCCAAACCTGGAATCAAGCGAAAAACTCTTTTCTGCTCTCCCCATTTTAACTTGGTCTGAAACCCCACCAGATTATAACACGTTCCTTGGTGGTTCTCCCGCCTCAGTTGAACCACAGCAAAAGGCCTTTTTCCAGAACGGGGATCCAACAAACCAACGGGTTTCATAGGTCCAAAAAGAAGGGTTTTTGACCCTCTTTCTGCTAGAACCTCAATAGGCATGCACCCTTCAAAATAAGGGATTTTTTCAAATTCTTTCTCGGGAACCTTCTCCGCTTCCATTAAAGCTTTATAAAAGCAATCATATTCTTCCTGAGTCATAGGACAATTGACGTAATCCGCGCTTCCCTTTCCATACCGGGAGGCCTGAAAAGTCACCTGACCATCAATGCTTTCCCCATCAACAATAGGAGAAATGGCATCGTAGAAATATAATCGATGAGACCCTATGGTTTTTTGAATCCACCGGGCTAAACCCTCACCGGTCAAAGGCCCGGTAGCAAGAACCGCCATTTTATCCTCCGGGGGGGTGCTCACCTCTTCCCGAAAAACTTTAATTCGGGGGTGTGAAAGAATTTTTTGGTTAATCCATTGAGAAAAAGCGGTACGGTCAACGGCAAGGGCTGAACCTGCGGGAATACGGGTTTCATCCGCTGCCCTCATAATCAGTGATCCCATCCTCCGGAGCTCTTCTTTGAGTAAACCGACCGCATGAAAGGGATCCGCGGAACGAAAGGAATTACTGCAAACCAATTCTGCCAAATCACCGGTTTTGTGTGCAGGTGTAGTCTGGACCGGCCGCATTTCATAAAGGTGCACAGAAATCCCACGTTCGGCTGCTTGAAAAGCGGCCTCGCACCCTGCCAGTCCTCCTCCAATGATGACCAACACTTGAGGTTCCATCACCGTCATAATTACCCTATTTACCCACAAAAAGGCAAGGGGCTAACCTATTTCCGGAGCCGTTATCGGTGTTTAAGAGAAAAGAACATTATTCTTGGAAGTGACAATCCTTATTGGGACAGGCGAGAGTTACATCCCCTCCTCTTTTTTTCTTCTCAATCAGAAAAGAACCACCGCATTGAGGACAGGGTTTGGGAATGGGTTTATACCAGCTGGCAAAATTACATTTTGGGTACTGGCTGCATCCAAAAAACATTCTTCCTTTTTTTGATCGCTTTTCAACCAGCTCACCCTTGCACCCCTCTTGAGGACAAGGGACTCCCAAACTCACCGATTTTGTAAAGCTACATTTTGGGTAGGTTGAGCAGGCTAAAAACCGGCCAAACCGTCCAATTTTTACTACCAGAGGACTTTGACATGTCTCACAAAACTCTCCGGTTTCCGGTTTCTCGACAACACGAATTTCACCGGAAGTTTCTTCCACAAATTCTTTGGTATTTTTGCAATCCGGGTACCCCGGACACGCTAAAAACCTCCCATTTCTTCCCCACTTGATCACCATTTTCCGATTGCATTTATCACAAACAACCTCTGTGGGAATTTCCTCGCGTTTCACATCCCGCATTTCTACTTCCGCTTTCAGGAGGCTTTTTCCAAAGGGGGCATAAAAATCTCGGACGGCACCCACCCAATCCTTCTCCCCTTCTTCAATCTCATCCAGTTCCTCCTCCATTTTCGCTGTAAATTCTACATTCAGGACCTCCGGAAAATGTTCAACCAAAAGTCCGTTTACCACAGTTCCTAATTCAGTGGGTTTCAGTCTCCCTTCCAACTTTTCAACATATTTCCTATCCTGGATGGTTGAAATGATGGCTGCATAGGTACTGGGACGGCCAATTCCTTTCTCTTCCAATTCACGGATCAGCATGGCTTCGGAAAAACGGGCAGGGGGTTGAGTAAAATGTTGTTTGGGAACCAATTCCAACAACTGAAGCGTTTCCCCTTCGGTTAAAGAAGGAAGGTTCAGCTCCTCTTCATCCTCTCCGTCTTCCCGTCTTTTATCCTCAGACATATCCCCTTCTTCCCGTCCCTCCATATAGGCCGAGGTAAAACCAGGAAAACGGGTCACAGAACCGGTAGCCCGGAAAATGGATGGGCCTGCGGAAATATCAACCCGGGTCATTTCCAATATGGCCGGAGCCATTTGACTGGCAACGAATCGGCTCCAAATTAACTTATATAGATTATATTGATCTTTGGCCAAAAAACCCTTAACGGTTTCAGGATCACGGGTTACGGTGGTTGGCCGAATGGCTTCGTGGGCTTCCTGGGCGGACTTCCTACTCTTATAAATGTTAGGATGTGGGGGCAAAAATTCGGAACCAAACCGTTCTTGAATAAAACTCCTTAAAGAGGATAACGCTTCATCCGAAACACGGGTAGAATCGGTCCTCATATAGGTAATCAAACCCACCGGGCCTTCGGCCCCCATTTCCACTCCCTCATAAAGCTGTTGAGCCATCATCATGGTTTTTTTGGGGGAAAAGCGAAGTTTCCGTGAGGCTTCCTGTTGAAGACTACTGGTAATAAACGGGGGAACGGGGTTACGCTTTTTTTCCTTCTTTTCAATTTTTTTAACAACAAAGGGTTGGCCGCGAAGTTGGGTAATATGTTGTTCTGCGGTTTCACCATTAGAGATTTCAATAGGATTACCATTGATCCTAAAAAGCTTGGCTTCAAAACGAGGGGGCGAGAGACCCTCCAGCTTCGCTGTAATTGACCAGTATTCTTCAGAAACAAAAGCCTGAATCGCACATTCTCGCTCACACACCAAACGAACAGCCACGGATTGAACCCGGCCAGCGCTTAAACCCCGGCGGACTTTTTCCCATAAAATGGGACTGATTTTATAACCCACGATGCGGTCCAACACCCGCCGGGCTTGTTGGGCATTGACTTTATTGAGGTTTACCTTCACAGGTGATTCTAAAGCTTTTTTAATTCCCCGTTCGGTAATTTCATTAAACAGAATTCGAAATACCTTTTCCTCCTGCCCATTAAGTTCTTCTGCAATATGCCAGGCAATGGCTTCTCCCTCGCGATCTGGATCGGGGGCCAGAAAAATCTTGTCTGCTTTACCCGCGGCTTCTTTGATTTCATTTAAAAACTTTCCTTTTCCACGGATGATGACATATTCAGGAAGGAAATCCCTTTCTAAATCCACCCCTAATTTTTTGACGGGAAGATCCTTCACATGTCCCATGGACGCTTTGATCACAAACTTCTTACCTAAATATTTATTGAGGGTTTTTGCTTTCGTTGGTGATTCAACAATAATTAAAGATTTACCCATTGCCCCCCCATTTTAATAAAAACCTTTGCCATATGAAAACGACTATGATTGATTCTACCACAAAATATTTTTTTTAAATGGATCGGGTATAAAACTGCCCGGCCATTTGTTGAATGGCACCTTTTAATTCCATACTCAGAAGAAGGCTGGAAACCTTTTGAGATGGAAAATGACTTTTTGAAGACAACTCATCTATATGTACAGGATCTACTCCCACCAAATCAAATAAAATACTCTCATCCACCGGTAAATCCTCCTGTTTAAAGTGGGATTTGATTGACTTTAGGGTGGATTTTCCAAAATGTTGTTTGGCCACTTTCCGGAACTGAGGAACAATTTCTTCCAAAATATCATCCATTCCCTGTACCAGCTTTGCACCACTTTTGATAAGATGATTGGTCCCTTCACTGGTTTTTACCCCAAGGTTCCCCGGAATGGCAAAAACCTCTCGTCCTTGCTCCAAGGACAATCGGGCGGTAATTAATGACCCGCTTTCAGCGGTCGCCTCAATCACCAGGGTCCCTAAAGAAACGCCACTGATAATACGATTTCGCTGCGGGAAGTTTTTAGCATCCGGTTCGGTTTCCAGGGAATATTCGGATAAAACCCCTCCTTGGTCCATGATTTTGGTCATCAGGTCCCGGTGTTCCGGAGGATAAACCCGGTTAACTCCACATCCTAAGACCGCCAAGGTCTCTCCCCCGGCGTGGAGAGCGGCCCGGTGTGCAAAACCGTCGATCCCTCTTGCCATCCCGCTGACCACTAAAAAACCTTCTTCTGTTAAGCACCGGCTAAAACGGTCGGTTGTGGAACGTCCATAGGCAGTGGCCCTTCGAGAACCCACAATGGCAATGGCCGGTTTTTCGGAATGAAGTTTTCCCCGTACATATAATAGGGAAGGGGGATCATGAATTTCCCGAAGTAACGACGGATATTCTGAATCTGTAAGACTTACCAACCCTATTCCTAACCGGTTGACTTCATCAACCTCCCGCTTAACGGTGTCCGTTACCCCACAGGAAAGAATGGCTCCAGCCAGCGATTCTCCAATCCCCTCCAAATCCATTAAATTTCTTATATCTGCACCCAATACTCCTTTAGGGGACCCAAAAACTTCTATTAATCTTTTGATTAATACCGGGCCAAGTCCTTGAACTGATTTTAGGGAAAGCCACATTTCCGTTTCATTTTGATTCATAATGGATTTGAATTTAACCCAACAAAAAATATCTTGGAGCGTCTTAAATTAAAATGACATTATACAACAGTACTCCGGCCAGTCAAGGAATCCTCAAAAATCTTTTTCTGGATGGGATCTTTTTGAATATAAAAAGAATAAAGAAAAGAGGGACTGATGAAATCGTACCACCGGGATTACCCAAAGAGAACGGAGGGAGAAGTAAGAGGTTTATCAAATTTTTTTTTACCGGGTATCGTTTTAAATTAAACCTTTTTAAAAAAGAGGTGAACTTTTTTAAAAAGGTTACCCGTCATGGAACCACGAGAAGGAAGGAGCCCTGGCTCTCTCTGGGATCCTTTCATTTGTTCCTTCCAACTAATGGGTACTCAGGTCATACTGTTCCAAATGAAGGTTGGAGTCGGCCTTAATAAAAATTTTTCGATTAAATTCCCTTTCCAAGTCTTCAATTCCCTCTCGTTCTTCCTCGTACAATAGATTGGCCACTGTTGGATGGACCCCAAGAATAATTTTCTTATCATGTTGAGACGGCCCAATTCTCCGTATTTCTCTAAAAATTTCATAACAAACAGTCATCGGAGATTTGGTATATCCTTTCCCGTCACAGTAAGGGCAAGGCCCACACAGAATCCTCAGCAGGTTCTCCCGAATCCGTTCACGAGACATCTGGATTAGGCCCAAATCCGAAATCCTTAAAATATTGGTGCGGGCTTTGTCTCGAGAGACCGCCTCTTGGAAGGCATGAAATACCTTATCCCGATTCCGTTCTTTTTCCATATCAATGAAATCGATAATTATAATCCCTCCTATGTTTCGAAGACGAAGCTGATAGGCAATTTCTTTTACCGAGTCTAAATTCGTTTTTAGGATGGTCTCTTCCAGATCCCTTTTTCCCACATACCGCCCAGTATTCACATCAATCACGGTCAAGGCCTCGGTATGATCAATTATTATGTACCCACCTGACTTTAACCAAACCTTTCTTCCCAACCCCCGAGATATCTCAATTTCAACTTCAAAGGCATCAAAAATTTGTTCTTCTTTTTCATAAAGCTCAACCCGCTCACTTAAACTGGGAATATACATATTCACAAAATCTTTTATTCTCTCGTACTCCACTTTTGAGTCAATTACCAGCCGGTCCACATCTCGGGTAAAAAGGTCTCGAACCGTCCGGAAAACCAAATCTAAATCGGTGTGGAGAAGTACCGGGGCACCTAACCTTTCTCTTTTTTTGTTTATATTGTGCCATAAAACATCCAGAAACTCTTTATCGGAAACAAATTCTTCCTCACTGACGCCATCACTCACCGTCCGAATGATATAACCGGTTCCCCCTTTCCGCATTTTCATAATCATGTCCCTTAAACGGGAGCGCTCTTCCTCTTTATTAATGCGCCTGGAAATTCCGACATGATTGACGGTTGGCATAAAAACCAGGTATCGCCCGGGTAAGGATACATACATCGTAACCCGTGGTCCTTTGGTTCCCATGGGTTCTTTGGTCACCTGAACCAATATTTCCTGTCCTTCTTTCAGGAGTTCCTCAATGGGTTTCCCTCCGGATTTTTTGACTTTGGTCACAATCCCATTAAATTCAACATTGTCATCTTCTCTGTATTCCTCACCTTCCCCTTCTGTGACCCGTAAGGTTTCTTCTTTTTGAAAAACCACATCCGCCACATATAAAAAAGCGGATTTTTCAGTGCCAATATCCACAAACGCCGCCTGCATGCCGGGCAGCACTTTCATAATCTTCCCTTTATATACATTTCCTACAATGCCGCGTTCTTTTTTTCGATCAATATAAAGTTCTGTAACCACACGGTTTTCCAAAAAGGCAACGCGGGTTTCCTCTTGCATTGCATTAATAATAATTTCTTTAGCCATTTTCTATACTCCTCTGAACAAAGCGGATTTTGGACCAACATTTTTTTAAAAAATGTGAACAAAATTTCTCTATCCTTTTTTGGTCAAAATACCGGCTTGTTCCTATTGAGATTGACACATTGAGATTTTTAATAAAAAAGTTGAAAACGTCTAATTTTTACACTTTGTAAAATTCCGAGGGCAGCCAACATGGTCACCATAGACGTCCCACCGTAGCTCATTAAGGGGAGGGGAACACCCACAACGGGCATCACTCCCAAGGTCATACCGATGTTGATCATAAAATAAAAGGACAACATCCCGACGACTCCATAAGACAGTAAAACTCCCAAACTATCTTTTGCTTTAGCTGCGATTTCTATTCCCATCACAATTAAAACAAAATAAAGACTAAACAATAAAAAAACACCAATAAAACCCCATTCCTCTGCAAAAACAGAAAAAATAAAATCCGTATGGCCTTCCGGAAGAAATTTAAGTTGGCTCTGGGTGCCTGATAAATAGCCCTTTCCCAAAATACCACCGGACCCAATGGCAATCTTAGATTGAATAATATGATACCCCGCCCCCATGGGGTCCGCCGAGGGATCAATAAACGTTAGGAGGCGTTCTCTTTGGTATTCTTTTAGGAAAGACCAAAAGAAGTGCCATAAAAAAGGAAGTGACATAAAAAACAAAATGGAACCAAAAACCAAGTTTTTAGACCGAAATCCCACTAAGCCCACCAATAATAAAAAAATAAAGGTTACCGTTAAGGCCGTCCCAAGATCAGGCTGCCTTAAAATGAGGACTGTCGGAATAGCCAAAAGAACACCCGGAAAAAATAATTGTGAAAATCTCAACCCTCCGGTTTGTTTGTTTTCAGAAAAATATTTGGCCATCACCAAAAGCATGGTTAATTTTGCAAACTCGGAGGGTTGAAAAGAAAAAGGACCCAGGGAAAGCCAACGTTGAGCCCCTTGACCTACCCGGCCAACAAATAAGACCATTATCAATAATAAAAGCGTAATCCCATAAAACCCAAAGGCATACCGAACCAGCATATGGTAGTCTAAAAATGAAACACTGAAATAAATCCCTAATCCTAAAATGACCCAATAGATTTGCTTCACAAAAACGGTGCTGCGGGAAACATCGGAGTGCCGGGTTACACTATATAAGGTCAGCAGACCAATTCCCAGAATTCCGAGAATCACCCCTAAAAGTCGCCAATCAAAGTTGGTGATTAACCGTCGATCGATCATAAGCTAAATAAGTCTCAATAATTTCTTTTGCAATGGGCGCAGCAACCGAGCCCCCATGGCCCGAATTTTCAACCAAAACCACCACCGCTATCTTAGGGTCAGAAGCCGGGGCAAAAGCCCCAAACCAGGCATGGTCCAAAAACTCCTTTGGTATCGGTTCCGTTGGTGCTCTTGGGCGTGTTCCGATGACTTGTGCTGTCCCAGTTTTCCCGGCAATTTCAACAATAGAGGATCTGGAGGAACGGGCCGTCCCTTCAGGATCGGACACCACCCCTTTTAGGGCCTCCCTCAAAACAGCAAAGGTTCTGGGATTTAAATCAACACGCCGTGAAGGCATAGGCAAAGGCTCTTCCACCTGGCGGGTCTGCTTTTCCAATACACCTTTAAAAATTTTGGGTTGAAAAAGGGTCCCACCGTTTGCCACCACACTGATCATATTCACCAACTGTAAGGGAGTTACGGACACATAACCCTGACCGATGGCAACGGATAACGTTTCTCCGGGATACCAGGGTTCCCCGCGAACTCTTTTTTTCCACTCAATCGTGGGAATTAACCCTTTTTTCTCCGATTCCAATTCAATGCCCGTGGGTTCCCCCAACCCAAAAAGTCGCGAATATTTTGCAATCATATCGACCCCAAGCTGATATCCCACATTATAAAAAAACACATCGCAGGATTGGACAATGGCTTGATGTAAATTCATGGGTCCATGGCCCCCCCTTTTCCAGTCCCTGAACACCCTTCCCCCAAATGGCATATACCCTTTGCAATCCACCTGAAAACCGGAATCAAACTGTTTGCTTTCCAACATGGCACTGGAAACCACGATTTTAAAGACCGAACCTGGGGGATATTGGCCTTGAATCACCCGGTTATTAAGAGGCCGTTGTGGATCGGTTGAAATGATCTCCCAAACCTCTGGTCGGATTCCCGCTGAAAGAAGGTTGGGATCAAAAGGG
It includes:
- the argB gene encoding acetylglutamate kinase, giving the protein MEHLIEKAKVLIEALPYIRSFSGKTFVIKYGGKAMTEVTLKERFAEDVVLMKYVGIHPVIVHGGGPQINQMMKRLGKEPRFIKGVRVTDSETMEIVEMVLGGVINKEIVSLVNRHGGKAVGLTGKDGKLFTAQPLAKASAKDPAMGMVGQIKAVDPKVLEDLHKSGFIPVIAPIAFGEKGESYNINADLVAGAIASAIQAEKFLVLTDVKGIQDERKKLRSTLSRKEVGQFIKKGVISEGMLPKVEACLTALEGGVKKAHIIDGRLTHALLLEIFTDKGVGTEVVD
- the hslU gene encoding ATP-dependent protease ATPase subunit HslU, whose amino-acid sequence is MNTLTPREIVAELDKYIIGQAQAKRMVAIALRTRWRRRQLNEELRDEVMPRNIIMIGPTGVGKTEISRRLAKLAQSPFLKVEASKFTEVGYVGRDVESMIREVTELAVNMVKGEQAERVSDRAKQLAEEKVLDLLLPPPPQRHPPGIYDESRAESVSPPPSESNENSREKLRKQLREGKLNDRAVELETKEKSLPIGVISNIGMEDLEMNLREMFGGLFQGKKKKQRVKVPEAIKILTQEEAQKLIDMDEVVKEAVRRVEQNGIIFLDEIDKIAGKEKMAGPDISREGVQRDLLPIVEGSTVNTKYGLVKTDHILFIAAGAFHVSKPSDLIPELQGRFPLRVELKSLGKGEFIRILTEPKNALIKQYIGLMETEGIHLEITEDAIEEIAKIAVLVNERMEDIGARRLFTIMEKILDELSFEAPYLEEKQWRVDAKYVQEKLNDIVQDQDLRKYIL
- the hslV gene encoding ATP-dependent protease subunit HslV, with protein sequence MKEGLTIRGTTVLIVTRNGRVAIGGDGQVTLGTTVMKHNARKVRRMYNGQVLAGFAGGTADAFTLFERFESKLEEFRGNLTRAAVELAKDWRTDRVLRRLEALLAVANLEHAFILSGTGDVVEPEGGLVSIGSGGPYALAAAKALIQHSSLDVREIVKEALGIAGDICIYTNREIVIEEL
- the xerC gene encoding tyrosine recombinase XerC; protein product: MDGAIQDFMNYLRFERRVSDHTIRNYKGDLSQFRGFVLEQFPSGEKGPLLGSLDQWVIRGYLAFLYAQGIKRSSIARKLSSIRSFFGFLFRRGKISHNPSRVVSSPRQESRVPKVLSMNQAKTLVESPPNQNVLSMRDRAILETFYSTGIRISELVGLNIQDLDPEEGLVRVRGKGSKERIVPIGSKALKAIEDYLHHPKKKKHPSGEKEKVPLFLNQWGKRMTARGVWYRMSIYFRSGEEFRGATPHTLRHSFATHLLDAGVDLRSIQELLGHQSLGTTQRYTHVSMDRLMEIYNKTHPRGRARIRGTKSS
- the trmFO gene encoding methylenetetrahydrofolate--tRNA-(uracil(54)-C(5))-methyltransferase (FADH(2)-oxidizing) TrmFO encodes the protein MTVMEPQVLVIIGGGLAGCEAAFQAAERGISVHLYEMRPVQTTPAHKTGDLAELVCSNSFRSADPFHAVGLLKEELRRMGSLIMRAADETRIPAGSALAVDRTAFSQWINQKILSHPRIKVFREEVSTPPEDKMAVLATGPLTGEGLARWIQKTIGSHRLYFYDAISPIVDGESIDGQVTFQASRYGKGSADYVNCPMTQEEYDCFYKALMEAEKVPEKEFEKIPYFEGCMPIEVLAERGSKTLLFGPMKPVGLLDPRSGKRPFAVVQLRRENHQGTCYNLVGFQTKLKWGEQKRVFRLIPGLEKAEFFRFGSLHRNTFLNSPLFLKETLQLRGSENLFFAGQIIGVEGYIESTGMGLLAGINAGRKIQNQGLVVPPETTALGSLIQYVTKSAPETFQPANAHFGLFPPLKKSIPNREMRRKKMVERSLEDLAEWTEQYKIL